The Scatophagus argus isolate fScaArg1 chromosome 20, fScaArg1.pri, whole genome shotgun sequence genome window below encodes:
- the edf1 gene encoding endothelial differentiation-related factor 1 homolog encodes MAESDWDTVTVLRKKGPTAAQAKSKQAITAAQRRGEDVETTKKWSAGQNKQHLVTKNTAKLDRETEELHHDRVPLEVGKVIQKGRQEKGLTQKDLATKINEKPQVIADYECGRAIPNNQVMGKIERAIGMKLRGKDIGQPLEAKPKKQ; translated from the exons ATGGCAGAAAGCGACTGGGATACCGTGACTGTCTTGAGGAAGAAGGGGCCGACAGCTGCCCAGGCCAAATCCAAGCAG GCTATCACCGCCGCTCAGAGACGCGGGGAGGACGTTGAGACAACCAAGAAAT GGTCTGCAggtcaaaacaaacagcatcttGTGACAAAGAACACAGCCAAATTGGACCGGGAGACAGAAGAACTACACCATGACAGAGTGCCCCTGGAAGTGGGCAAGGTCATTCAGAAAGGCAGACAGGAGAAAGGTCTGACCCAGAAAGACCTGGCCACT AAAATTAATGAGAAGCCTCAAGTCATTGCGGACTATGAGTGCGGGAGAGCAATTCCCAACAACCAGGTCATGGGCAAGATAGAGAGAGCAATTG GGATGAAACTGCGTGGGAAGGATATTGGTCAACCCCTCGAGGCAAAACCGAAGAAACAATGA